The Calothrix sp. PCC 7507 DNA segment AAAACGGATTGAAGCGCAAGGCGTAGCTGATGCTCAAAAAATTATATCTGGTGGACTTACTAATCAAGTGCTGCAATTAAGAGCGATTGAAGCGACAGAAAAACTAGCTCAATCAAATAACTCTAAAATCATCATTGTCGGTTCTGAAAAAGGTGGAGTACCAATTATGATCCAGCCAGAAGCAGGAAACCCAAAGCCTTAAAATTTAATATGTTGCTGAATTTATAAGCATATATCAATGTTCAGCTTGGGCGATCGCATCTTTATTCCCTACTAGCTCGCCCACTCCTATAATGAAAATAGGTAAAAACAGGTGTAATTATGCAAGCTCTTTTTTGGACTGTAGAAGAAGTTGCCCAACGAGCTAAACAATTTTACCAAAATGGGATTCGCCAACAAGTTGAACATGGCGATAATATTGGCAAGATGATTGTGATTGATGCTGAAACTGGCGAATATGGAATTGATAAAAGTGGTGTAGAATCAGCATTAATGTTAAAGCAGAAAAATCCCAACGCGAGATTATTTACCATGCGAATTGGTTATGATGTTGCCTTTAGCTTTGGTGGTTCTTCTATGGAGCGTACAGTTGAATGATTTGACGATCGCCCTTAACGATGAGCGAACAATCCTACACCTATGTTAAAGCCAAGACAAAAACGATCGCTCTCTCAATGTCAAGTACAAAAATCAGTGCGATCGCCCGCCTCTATAATAAGAATATAGAAAAACATTTACTGAAATTCGGACTTATGAGTATTTCCTTGACTCCTGAATTAGAGCAATTTATCCAAAGTCAAATTTCCAGCGGTAAGTATGCTTCGACAGAGGAAGTCATTCTTGCGGGTATTAAACTGCTGGAGGAAAGAGAAAGGATTTATCAGGGTAGATTTGAGGAATTGAAACGAGAAATTGCGCTTGGAGTTGAACAACTCGAACGTGGAGAACGACTTGATGGTAGAGCGGTAATTGAAAAACTACGTCAGAAAAACCAAGTAATGAGAAAAGCTGAGGCGTAGTATATTAATGGGCATCTACTTTGTATCACCTCAAGCCGCACAAGATTTACAAGAAATTCACGATTATCTGTTCGCAAAAAATCCAGATACAGCGAATAAGTTTTTGGATATGATCGCGCAAAAGTTCGACATACTGGCAAATTTCCCAAATATGGGACGCAGACGAGATGAACTTTCTCCCTCGCTGAGAAGTTTTCCTGTGGATGATTATTTGATTTTTTACAGTTCAATTGAAGGTGGAGTTGAGGTTGCTCGTGTTGTGAGCGGTTATCGGGATTTATATGCATTGTTTGAGGAACAATAATGAAGCGCTCTCTCAATATCAAGTAATTAACGCAACCCTTGCTATTTTAACAACTCACTCACCCAAACAATATCATCTTCCCCAATAGGCGGGACTGGTTCACGACTATAATCTATCGCCAAATCAAAACCAGCACGATCAAATAAATCCTGAATTACAGATTGTAAATCTAACAATGGTTCTGTATCACCTTTTCGTAGTGGTAAAACAAAAGTAGGTATCTGTTCTGGTAAATTGAAAGGATATAATTCTGCTCGCGGACGTAATTCGCTACGACTAACCAAGATCCGATAGTCTGAC contains these protein-coding regions:
- a CDS encoding type II toxin-antitoxin system ParD family antitoxin, translated to MSEQSYTYVKAKTKTIALSMSSTKISAIARLYNKNIEKHLLKFGLMSISLTPELEQFIQSQISSGKYASTEEVILAGIKLLEERERIYQGRFEELKREIALGVEQLERGERLDGRAVIEKLRQKNQVMRKAEA
- a CDS encoding type II toxin-antitoxin system RelE/ParE family toxin, with the translated sequence MGIYFVSPQAAQDLQEIHDYLFAKNPDTANKFLDMIAQKFDILANFPNMGRRRDELSPSLRSFPVDDYLIFYSSIEGGVEVARVVSGYRDLYALFEEQ